One Brassica napus cultivar Da-Ae chromosome C2, Da-Ae, whole genome shotgun sequence DNA window includes the following coding sequences:
- the LOC106385048 gene encoding N-alpha-acetyltransferase 50, whose translation MGTGREASVSLDGVRDKNMMQLKKLNTVLFPVRYNDKYYADAISSGEFTKLAYYSDICVGAIACRLETKGGTMRVYIMTLGVLAPYRGIGIGSKLLNHVLDMCTKQNVSEIYLHVQTNNEDAIKFYKKFGFDITDTIPDYYINIEPRDCYVVTKSFAQI comes from the exons ATGGGAACTGGGAGAGAAGCCAGCGTATCGCTAGATGGAGTCAGAGACAAAAACATGATGCAGCTTAAGAAACTCAACACTGTTCTGTTCCCTGTTCGCTACAACGACAAGTACTACGCTGACGCAATCTCATCCGGAGAATTCACTAAGCTCG CTTATTACAGTGACATATGTGTTGGAGCTATTGCTTGTCGGCTGGAGACGAAAGGAGGGACCATGAGAGTGTATATAATGACTCTTGGTGTTCTTGCACCTTACCGTGGCATTGGGATTG gttCAAAGCTATTGAATCATGTTCTTGACATGTGCACCAAGCAAAACGTGTCTGAGATATACTTGCATGTTCAGACGAACAACGAAGATGCGATCAAGTTCTACAAGAAGTTTGGGTTTGACATCACAGATACCATTCCAGACTATTACATCAACATCGAGCCTAGAGACTGCTATGTCGTCACCAAGTCCTTTGCTCAAATCTGA